From the genome of Cryptosporangium aurantiacum, one region includes:
- a CDS encoding LLM class flavin-dependent oxidoreductase: protein MTLSRTIADEVASGQRSPLRFGIFLAPFHRAGRNPTLLLEQDLELLEHLDRLGFDEAWIGEHHSGGWEIIGSPEVFLAAAAARTRQLRLGTGVVSLPYHHPLNVADRMVLLDHLTRGRVMLGVGPGQLASDAHMLGIDTNRQRAMMEEALEAIVALLDGREPVTRKTDWFTLQDAVLQLRPYRRTGLPLAVAATFSPAGPRTAGRFGAGLLSIAASQPGGTDLLDTHWRTANEVAAEHGQVMRRDEWRLMGMMHLADTEAQAREDVRYGLVDVQNYQGKVLPIPLDPETPLEARIEQGNATGSFICGTPEMAIAQIERLWERSGGFGAYLLMAADFADRAATRRSYELFAREVIPHFTGASAGPLGSQDWQVGLSEQWRDQTARAIGKAIEDHAAGR from the coding sequence ATGACGCTGTCCCGCACGATCGCCGATGAGGTCGCGAGTGGACAGCGCTCGCCGCTGCGGTTCGGCATCTTCCTGGCACCGTTCCACCGCGCCGGGCGCAACCCCACGCTCTTGCTGGAGCAGGACCTCGAGCTCCTGGAGCACCTGGACCGGCTCGGTTTCGACGAGGCGTGGATCGGCGAGCACCACTCCGGCGGGTGGGAGATCATCGGCTCCCCCGAGGTGTTCCTCGCCGCGGCGGCGGCACGCACCCGCCAGCTCCGGCTCGGCACCGGCGTCGTCTCGCTGCCGTACCACCACCCGCTGAACGTCGCCGACCGGATGGTGCTGCTCGACCACCTGACCCGCGGGCGGGTCATGCTCGGCGTCGGCCCCGGGCAGCTGGCGTCCGACGCGCACATGCTCGGCATCGACACGAACCGGCAGCGGGCGATGATGGAGGAGGCGCTGGAGGCGATCGTCGCGCTGCTCGACGGCCGCGAGCCGGTGACCAGGAAGACCGACTGGTTCACGCTCCAGGACGCGGTGCTCCAGCTCCGCCCGTACCGGCGCACCGGTCTCCCGCTGGCCGTGGCCGCCACGTTCTCGCCGGCCGGTCCGCGGACCGCGGGGCGGTTCGGCGCCGGGCTGCTGTCGATCGCGGCCAGCCAGCCCGGCGGCACCGATCTGCTCGACACGCACTGGCGGACCGCCAATGAGGTCGCCGCCGAACACGGCCAGGTGATGCGCCGGGACGAGTGGCGGCTGATGGGCATGATGCACCTCGCCGACACCGAGGCCCAGGCTCGGGAGGACGTCCGGTACGGGCTGGTGGACGTCCAGAACTACCAGGGCAAGGTGCTGCCGATCCCGCTCGATCCGGAGACACCGCTGGAGGCCCGGATCGAGCAGGGCAACGCGACCGGCTCGTTCATCTGCGGGACGCCGGAGATGGCGATCGCGCAGATCGAACGGCTCTGGGAGCGGTCCGGCGGTTTCGGCGCCTACCTGCTGATGGCCGCCGACTTCGCCGACCGGGCGGCGACCCGGCGCAGCTACGAGCTGTTCGCGCGGGAGGTGATCCCGCACTTCACCGGGGCGTCCGCCGGGCCGCTGGGGTCGCAGGACTGGCAGGTCGGGCTGTCCGAGCAGTGGCGCGACCAGACCGCCCGCGCGATCGGCAAGGCGATCGAGGACCACGCCGCCGGGCGGTGA